In the Topomyia yanbarensis strain Yona2022 chromosome 3, ASM3024719v1, whole genome shotgun sequence genome, one interval contains:
- the LOC131693325 gene encoding nucleolar protein 11-like, which produces MAKLLAYYSLCPINDIREFLGLSCDVGSGCIINTLGRNIIQVVKLSNQKLQHSWTSLERLTSKVVYDFRSERYVGVFGSRYIRCWTADQIDINKAKRVKFFRNILELLTLDNGQVLVVYDDGTCESLESAVVTRNEDRKHPDSIPCKPNVDPTRASIQQVCTAVTTNGDRLLTYFVKDLECSMMELNFVPLNKENLKPVGEFRKIKLERRERNVQLVGQCIVDGSGGPSLITIWSDKRIFAQFLNLEEDYTAEPQSKSIGNFISILNMINTGQPLSMIGISKDYIAVYASNLNQEGATLLLYNVQFKAVQAKQFFKVYFSNSRFWVCENHILLAFGQTLAVVPFKISKEQLSDMVGTQKSLDLPNYVDNESINEDCDYNEGYSFMGHLVNTVDRIESTDEEQKTEKFKVFESLETFEESLRIVYRSNIQVDIVRDETLPEDVVQMRMMSNVDRSIGPLIFSENFETFVNELEERGFCEMEISDKIIPIMLEANATLDIAKCLKRYSTISERALVATLKYALACKEPQPSKVEIPDIQSLLLKCSDVKLPDSKQKEEFSNQYILDCHDISDQARNDLLNIVLSCSLNRSVMLPLLRSEIELNTVLDLLDHLLFLLIDPVAQLMESPTNSDSFDSDEKVIEWITLLIDSYYQQIVLSRDNIVKEKIVTLKNTVERHIDSLRELKSLAPKIQRLAEGKGRDNERQSNQWYSVETIQLY; this is translated from the exons AGCGACTTACCAGCAAGGTGGTTTATGATTTTCGCTCGGAAAGGTATGTTGGTGTTTTCGGAAGCCGATACATTCGCTGCTGGACCGCGGACCAAATCGATATCAATAAAGCGAAAAGGGTGAAATTTTTCCGGAATATATTGGAGCTGCTTACGTTGGACAACGGGCAGGTGTTGGTTGTATACGATGACGGTACATGTGAATCGCTGGAAAGTGCGGTTGTTACGAGAAATGAAGACCGAAAACATCCGGACTCTATCCCCTGCAAGCCAAACGTTGACCCAACTCGAGCGTCTATTCAGCAAGTGTGCACGGCTGTTACCACCAACGGAGATAGATTGCTGACATATTTTGTGAAAGATTTGGAATGTAGTATGATGGAACTGAATTTTGTGCCTCTGAACAAGGAAAACCTTAAACCAGTCGGAGAGTTTCGAAAGATCAAGTTAGAACGGAGGGAGCGAAACGTGCAACTGGTTGGACAGTGTATTGTTGATGGAAGTGGAGGTCCTTCGCTGATAACGATCT GGTCAGATAAACGTATATTTGCTCAGTTCCTAAACTTGGAGGAGGATTATACAGCCGAACCTCAGTCGAAATCGATTGGGAATTTCATTTCTATTCTGAACATGATCAACACCGGCCAGCCACTATCGATGATTGGCATTAGCAAAGATTACATCGCTGTTTACGCTAGCAACCTGAATCAGGAGGGCGCAACCCTGCTGCTGTATAATGTGCAGTTCAAGGCGGTACAAGCGAAGCAGTTTTTTAAGGTGTATTTCAGCAACTCACGCTTCTGGGTGTGCGAAAATCACATTCTGCTGGCCTTTGGGCAGACATTGGCTGTGGTTCCATTTAAAATCAGCAAGGAGCAGCTCTCCGACATGGTCGGTACACAGAAAAGTCTCGATCTGCCTAACTATGTAGACAACGAAAGTATCAATGAGGATTGTGACTACAACGAAGGCTACTCTTTTATGGGTCATTTGGTTAATACCGTGGACAGAATAGAAAGCACAGATGAagaacagaaaacagaaaagttCAAGGTTTTCGAAagtttggaaacatttgaagAGTCGTTAAGAATTGTTTACAGAAGCAACATACAGGTAGATATTGTTAGGGATGAAACGCTTCCCGAGGATGTCGTTCAAATGCGCATGATGAGTAACGTAGACAGATCGATTGGGCCATTGATATTTTCCGAAAACTTTGAAACTTTCGTCAACGAGTTAGAAGAGCGCGGATTTTGTGAGATGGAAATATCGGACAAAATTATTCCTATTATGTTAGAAGCTAATGCAACACTGGATATTGCCAAGTGTCTGAAGAGATACAGTACAATTTCTGAACGGGCGCTGGTAGCGACTCTAAAATATGCTCTCGCTTGCAAAGAGCCTCAGCCAAGTAAAGTTGAAATTCCGGATATACAATCTTTGCTTTTGAAATGCTCTGATGTCAAACTTCCAGATTCCAAGCAGAAAGAGGAATTTTCTAACCAATACATCCTCGATTGTCATGACATTTCGGATCAAGCTCGTAATGATCTACTGAACATCGTCTTATCTTGCAGTTTGAATCGATCTGTCATGTTGCCACTTCTTCGCAGCGAAATCGAACTCAATACCGTGTTGGATCTCCTGGATCATCTTCTGTTTTTGCTCATCGATCCGGTTGCTCAACTAATGGAATCCCCCACCAACAGTGACAGTTTCGATAGTGACGAAAAGGTCATTGAATGGATCACTCTGTTAATTGATTCGTACTACCAGCAAATTGTTCTTTCGAGGGATAACATCGTCAAAGAGAAGATTGTCACGCTGAAGAATACTGTGGAACGGCATATCGACAGTTTGAGAGAGCTTAAATCTCTTGCTCCAAAGATTCAGCGGCTGGCCGAAGGTAAAGGTAGAGATAACGAAAGACAATCAAATCAGTGGTATAGCGTGGAAACGATTCAGTTGTACTGA